From a region of the Daphnia magna isolate NIES linkage group LG1, ASM2063170v1.1, whole genome shotgun sequence genome:
- the LOC116923132 gene encoding uncharacterized protein LOC116923132 isoform X1, whose translation MLKAALHQLNSEPVVILKKIEKCSKNTLPDYTTNRDRDAMQRYQIVKKSPDPRDHSSTSLNLKINLSGGVPTCLKRKASLEDAFTEADTVYETPKKLRRDESVESEFQKKKSKHHQAEKKAIQDQKSKMSENDKEKGKLKKKVEKEKLKSTKPEHRFETGGSGLSSSELQNAHSQKRVKKHERKKKKSKENSKDSSKCASKNSISGNREQFCSREITNDTGEPVVLISQQIDNIEEVSITSPKPTSSNEVVTDEEVLEDPDDQTGALVQEENNFDVPRSDSAATVALDIEIDRQSINSSVDNTEPVEFVNLVSPDKASSAAENTGLPSNSTTEDEMEFQVQCSQSVNPSDEICEQDRLEYEKQIQDEVLHDTSAVLRDDAEKEDPFPVVNLNGPLANTIGSIARADPVDEENVVIEKNSIGTDNTTPLDTSNNYPGKCSQIDEVEKSAHMEADKPEMDSMEDQSDTLPLECLEKSVVPPSHVEAEQDETAVCVAKTAGLSSSASLKTVSSAPMSMVRDHFDEKTGTKIVASVDKVCCMSIDVPVEQLNQREWEILQEKLQIQAALSGIFSERRTLNKELRLLVSKSQKLEQESGMKNIGISANVLTVKALTDEVNIAREERNRLAAEKKKTHHMVLQTEIKLRELQVQLIRQQLDQGDTKLVESNPLLDITENEKRVADLTEEVANKSTVHKQTETAYQKAEHIFRQKNEELESLVKVLEETRQMCQELNDDLNKVTSEIEKAKLKLENLADEGKRRCLRAVDIEEEIIKLEFCKKLKQNEVKRQEITAIKDAMAFEEMIPNLNILLAIEIHAEKTESEIMISPLPENPTSVNVDSSNQEPSPSRPIVQRLPSTVPPVTVAESLSILPTEEAATLVIETVAVSPELPSHDEMECEALPPQTQPICLRIQNTSVVDFSPTLSSTTTPALGSPSITQSAPSNNPVAIRMADSLSSSESMQASTSQNITTASFAVLPLAISLKWLSDAYPFYSQFINPNSPKANSDDETILNQEIVNACRQFTHWKCNYACSKDITSLSRDNPLLRQGAEYMKDYFIPFYRLMIKKNTTAASLFDWIVLQAQKANWYGMPAVDSTYMKQMLENNLRCAIEIGIKFKDQACILPSRVEFSPSSGKSSMPTFTIHLATPEAFRSPTLASHLQISAQSSTEHSPVERSQATRVMQDGHSPIGALSTMLTNHVRQVHHQTPTFAHNSPNALMTEGHSTMPRQGWTSNSESNGLAYPSTVVQNTSVVTPLMNAQYTGRHRMPAVQQTVPPPQSAWPQQQAAHQAYVQTLQSNRMQVPVSYQAGSYRQQQATLQHQYTSHNGLQQMSQSQQLQHCLIGTGAGDNLSRQNMSLLGSHLQGQIPVQQQRVRQHSASQQLPNQQPGSNHIAGIQQQQVSQSQSHSLSGGHQMIQKQRQIPMSSPPVNAQTQRHFAGQSSEVSRQPISRRPSREVPQHQVYTCLKCGQEAQQKCSGCQTTFYCSRDCQVAHWDEHGKTCSKQV comes from the exons ATGCTGAAAGCGGCATTGCACCAGTTAAATTCAGAACCAGTTGttattttgaagaaaattgaaaaatgttcAAAGAACACATTACCAGATTACACAACTAATAGAGACAGAGATGCAATGCAGAGATATCAAATTGTCAAAAAATCCCCTGATCCTAGAGATCACAGTTCAACCTCGctcaatttaaaaatcaatctTTCAG GTGGTGTACCAACttgtctgaaaagaaaagcatCTCTAGAAGATGCATTTACAGAAGCTGATACTGTCTATGAAACACCCAAAAAACTTAGAAGAGATGAAAGCGTTGAAtctgaatttcaaaagaaaaaatcgaaacatcATCAAGCGGAGAAAAAGGCAATACAAGATCAAAAATCCAAAATGTCAGAAAATGACaaggaaaaagggaaactaaagaaaaaggtggaaaaagaaaaattgaagtcTACAAAGCCAGAACATCGCTTTGAAACGGGTGGAAGTGGTTTATCTTCATCTGAACTCCAAAACGCGCATTCCCAAAAGAGAGTTAAAAAGCacgaaaggaagaagaagaaatctaAAGAAAATTCGAAAGACAGTAGCAAATGCGCTTCTAAAAATTCCATTTCAGGAAACAGGGAGCAA TTTTGTTCTAGGGAAATCACCAATGATACCGGAGAACCTGTTGTGTTAATTAGTCAACAGATTGACAACATTGAAGAAGTTTCAATCACTAGCCCTAAGCCTACGTCGTCGAATGAGGTAGTCACAGATGAAGAGGTATTAGAAGACCCGGATGACCAGACTGGTGCACTTGTTCAAGAGGAAAATAACTTTGATGTTCCTCGTAGCGATTCTGCCGCAACAGTTGCTCTTGATATTGAAATCGATAGGCAAAGCATTAACAGTTCTGTCGATAACACAGAGCCAGTAGAATTTGTTAATCTGGTGTCACCCGATAAGGCAAGCTCGGCGGCCGAGAACACTGGTCTTCCATCGAACTCAACAACAGAGGACGAAATGGAATTCCAAGTGCAGTGCTCACAGAGCGTTAACCCCTCCGATGAAATTTGTGAACAGGATCGTTTGGAATACGAAAAGCAAATTCAAGATGAAG TACTACATGATACATCTGCAGTATTGAGGGATGATGCCGAAAAAGAAGATCCTTTCCCAGTTGTCAATCTCAATGGTCCATTAGCAAACACTATTGGCAGTATTGCTCGTGCAGACCCTGTGGACGAGGAAAATG TCGTGATCGAAAAGAATTCCATAGGAACTGACAATACTACGCCATTGGATACTTCAAACAACTATCCAGGTA AATGTTCACAAATTGATGAAGTGGAAAAGTCTGCCCATATGGAAGCCGACAAACCTG AAATGGACAGCATGGAGGACCAATCTGACACATTACCCCTTGAGTGTCTAGAAAAGAGCGTTGTGCCACCATCACATGTAGAAGCCGAACAGGATGAAACAGCTGTTTGTGTGgcaaaaacggctggtttgtCTTCATCGGCTAGTCTTAAAACAGTTTCAAGTGCCCCTATGTCAATGGTTCGGGACcattttgatgaaaaaacTGGAACAAAGATCGTGGCTTCAGTAGATAAAGTGTGCTGCATGTCAATTGATGTCCCAGTTGAGCAGCTTAACCAGCGAGAATGGGAAATCCTACAAGAGAAATTGCAAATCCAAGCCGCTCTTTCAGGAATTTTTTCTGAACGTCGAACCTTGAATAAAGAGCTCCGCTTACTTGTGTCCAAGTCACAGAAACTGGAACAAGAATCAGGCATGAAAAATATAGGTATATCTGCTAATGTCCTTACGGTCAAAGCATTAACAGACGAGGTGAATATTGCACGCGAAGAACGCAATCGGCTGGCggcggaaaagaaaaaaactcaccATATGGTGCTCCAAACAGAGATCAAGCTAAGAGAATTACAAGTGCAGTTAATTCGCCAACAGCTGGATCAAGGCGACACCAAGCTTGTTGAGTCAAATCCGTTGCTCGATATcaccgaaaatgaaaaacgtgTCGCCGATCTGACGGAAGAAGTTGCCAACAAGTCTACTGTGCATAAACAGACGGAAACAGCCTATCAAAAAGCTGAACATATTTTTCGacagaaaaatgaagaactcGAGTCGCTCGTAAAAGTTTTGGAAGAAACTCGTCAAATGTGCCAAGAGCTAAACGATGATCTCAACAAAGTTACCTCGGAAATCGAAAAAGCCAAGCTGAAACTAGAGAACCTGGCAGATGAAGGAAAGAGAAGATGTCTACGGGCAGTTGACATTGAGGAGGAAATAATCAAACTAGAATTCTGTAAAAAActtaaacaaaatgaagtgaaAAGACAGGAGATTACAGCCATTAAAGACGCCATGGCATTTGAGGAAATGATCCCTAATCTGAATATTTTACTTGCAATCGAAATTCATGCAGAAAAAACTGAATCAGAAATTATGATCTCCCCACTGCCGGAGAACCCGACATCAGTGAACGTTGATTCGTCTAATCAGGAGCCATCGCCTTCTCGTCCAATTGTGCAACGCCTGCCTAGTACTGTACCGCCAGTGACGGTTGCCGAATCACTGTCGATTTTGCCAACAGAAGAAGCCGCAACATTAGTTATTGAAACAGTAGCTGTGTCCCCGGAACTGCCATCACATGATGAAATGGAATGCGAAGCATTGCCACCTCAGACTCAACCGATCTGTTTGAGGATACAGAATACATCCGTCGTTGACTTTAGCCCTACCCTATCTAGCACAACAACGCCGGCCCTGGGATCGCCCTCCATCACTCAGTCCGCACCATCTAACAATCCTGTAGCCATTCGAATGGCAGATAGTTTGAGTAGCTCTGAATCTATGCAAGCTTCTACAAGCCAAAATATAACTACCGCTTCGTTTGCGGTGTTACCTCTGGCAATCTCATTGAAATGGTTGAGTGACGCCTATCCTTTCTATTCCCAGTTTATAAATCCCAATAGTCCAAAGGCAAACTCGGATGATGAAACAATCCTTAATCAAGAAATTGTGAACGCTTGTCGTCAATTTACCCACTGGAAATGTAATTACGCCTGTTCGAAGGATATTACCAGCCTCAGTCGTGATAACCCCTTATTGCGACAGGGCGCTGAATATATGAAGGACTACTTCATACCGTTCTATCGGCTTATGATTAAGAAGAATACTACGGCCGCCTCACTGTTTGATTGGATCGTTCTGCAAGCCCAAAAAGCCAATTGGTATGGTATGCCGGCCGTAGATTCCACGTACATGAAGCAAATGCTAGAGAACAACCTACGATGCGCAATTGAGATCGGGATAAAGTTTAAAGATCAAGCCTGCATACTTCCTTCGCGCGTGGAATTTTCTCCTTCATCGGGAAAATCATCAATGCCGACTTTTACGATCCACTTAGCCACTCCCGAAGCATTCCGATCCCCAACTTTGGCAAGCCATCTGCAAATTTCCGCTCAAAGTTCCACCGAACATTCACCAGTAGAGCGGAGCCAAGCTACCAGAGTTATGCAAGATGGTCATTCCCCCATCGGTGCGCTCAGCACAATGCTCACAAACCACGTTCGTCAAGTTCATCATCAGACACCTACGTTTGCCCATAATAGCCCTAACGCCTTGATGACAGAAGGACATTCTACCATGCCACGTCAAGGTTGGACTAGTAACTCCGAAAGTAACGGACTTGCCTATCCGTCCACAGTAGTGCAAAATACTTCCGTTGTTACCCCATTAATGAACGCACAATACACAGGTAGACATCGGATGCCAGCGGTACAGCAAACAGTTCCGCCACCACAGTCTGCTTGGCCACAACAACAAGCAGCTCACCAAGCATACGTACAAACTCTGCAGTCAAATCGAATGCAAGTCCCTGTCAGCTATCAAGCAGGGTCTTATCGACAGCAACAGGCGACGCTGCAACACCAGTACACCAGCCACAATGGTTTGCAACAAATGAGTCAATCGCAACAACTTCAGCATTGTTTGATTGGGACTGGTGCAGGAGACAATTTGTCCCGCCAAAACATGTCCTTACTGGGGTCACATCTACAGGGACAGATACCTGTTCAGCAACAGCGTGTGAGGCAGCATTCTGCTTCACAACAGCTGCCTAACCAGCAGCCAGGATCAAATCACATCGCTGGAATACAGCAGCAGCAAGTGTCGCAGTCGCAGTCTCATTCTTTGTCAGGCGGACACCAAATGATACAAAAACAGCGCCAGATACCCATGTCTTCGCCACCAGTTAATGCCCAAACTCAAAGACATTTTGCTGGCCAATCATCGGAGGTTTCTAGGCAACCTATCAGTCGTCGGCCTTCACGAGAAGTGCCACAACACCAAGTTTATACCTGTCTTAAGTGTGGTCAAGAAGCCCAACAAAAGTGCAGTGGGTGCCAAACTACATTTTACTGTTCCCGTGACTGCCAG GTGGCGCATTGGGATGAACATGGGAAGACGTGCTCAAAACAGGTTTGA
- the LOC116923132 gene encoding uncharacterized protein LOC116923132 isoform X2 — translation MLKAALHQLNSEPVVILKKIEKCSKNTLPDYTTNRDRDAMQRYQIVKKSPDPRDHSSTSLNLKINLSGGVPTCLKRKASLEDAFTEADTVYETPKKLRRDESVESEFQKKKSKHHQAEKKAIQDQKSKMSENDKEKGKLKKKVEKEKLKSTKPEHRFETGGSGLSSSELQNAHSQKRVKKHERKKKKSKENSKDSSKCASKNSISGNREQFCSREITNDTGEPVVLISQQIDNIEEVSITSPKPTSSNEVVTDEEVLEDPDDQTGALVQEENNFDVPRSDSAATVALDIEIDRQSINSSVDNTEPVEFVNLVSPDKASSAAENTGLPSNSTTEDEMEFQVQCSQSVNPSDEICEQDRLEYEKQIQDEVLHDTSAVLRDDAEKEDPFPVVNLNGPLANTIGSIARADPVDEENVVIEKNSIGTDNTTPLDTSNNYPECSQIDEVEKSAHMEADKPEMDSMEDQSDTLPLECLEKSVVPPSHVEAEQDETAVCVAKTAGLSSSASLKTVSSAPMSMVRDHFDEKTGTKIVASVDKVCCMSIDVPVEQLNQREWEILQEKLQIQAALSGIFSERRTLNKELRLLVSKSQKLEQESGMKNIGISANVLTVKALTDEVNIAREERNRLAAEKKKTHHMVLQTEIKLRELQVQLIRQQLDQGDTKLVESNPLLDITENEKRVADLTEEVANKSTVHKQTETAYQKAEHIFRQKNEELESLVKVLEETRQMCQELNDDLNKVTSEIEKAKLKLENLADEGKRRCLRAVDIEEEIIKLEFCKKLKQNEVKRQEITAIKDAMAFEEMIPNLNILLAIEIHAEKTESEIMISPLPENPTSVNVDSSNQEPSPSRPIVQRLPSTVPPVTVAESLSILPTEEAATLVIETVAVSPELPSHDEMECEALPPQTQPICLRIQNTSVVDFSPTLSSTTTPALGSPSITQSAPSNNPVAIRMADSLSSSESMQASTSQNITTASFAVLPLAISLKWLSDAYPFYSQFINPNSPKANSDDETILNQEIVNACRQFTHWKCNYACSKDITSLSRDNPLLRQGAEYMKDYFIPFYRLMIKKNTTAASLFDWIVLQAQKANWYGMPAVDSTYMKQMLENNLRCAIEIGIKFKDQACILPSRVEFSPSSGKSSMPTFTIHLATPEAFRSPTLASHLQISAQSSTEHSPVERSQATRVMQDGHSPIGALSTMLTNHVRQVHHQTPTFAHNSPNALMTEGHSTMPRQGWTSNSESNGLAYPSTVVQNTSVVTPLMNAQYTGRHRMPAVQQTVPPPQSAWPQQQAAHQAYVQTLQSNRMQVPVSYQAGSYRQQQATLQHQYTSHNGLQQMSQSQQLQHCLIGTGAGDNLSRQNMSLLGSHLQGQIPVQQQRVRQHSASQQLPNQQPGSNHIAGIQQQQVSQSQSHSLSGGHQMIQKQRQIPMSSPPVNAQTQRHFAGQSSEVSRQPISRRPSREVPQHQVYTCLKCGQEAQQKCSGCQTTFYCSRDCQVAHWDEHGKTCSKQV, via the exons ATGCTGAAAGCGGCATTGCACCAGTTAAATTCAGAACCAGTTGttattttgaagaaaattgaaaaatgttcAAAGAACACATTACCAGATTACACAACTAATAGAGACAGAGATGCAATGCAGAGATATCAAATTGTCAAAAAATCCCCTGATCCTAGAGATCACAGTTCAACCTCGctcaatttaaaaatcaatctTTCAG GTGGTGTACCAACttgtctgaaaagaaaagcatCTCTAGAAGATGCATTTACAGAAGCTGATACTGTCTATGAAACACCCAAAAAACTTAGAAGAGATGAAAGCGTTGAAtctgaatttcaaaagaaaaaatcgaaacatcATCAAGCGGAGAAAAAGGCAATACAAGATCAAAAATCCAAAATGTCAGAAAATGACaaggaaaaagggaaactaaagaaaaaggtggaaaaagaaaaattgaagtcTACAAAGCCAGAACATCGCTTTGAAACGGGTGGAAGTGGTTTATCTTCATCTGAACTCCAAAACGCGCATTCCCAAAAGAGAGTTAAAAAGCacgaaaggaagaagaagaaatctaAAGAAAATTCGAAAGACAGTAGCAAATGCGCTTCTAAAAATTCCATTTCAGGAAACAGGGAGCAA TTTTGTTCTAGGGAAATCACCAATGATACCGGAGAACCTGTTGTGTTAATTAGTCAACAGATTGACAACATTGAAGAAGTTTCAATCACTAGCCCTAAGCCTACGTCGTCGAATGAGGTAGTCACAGATGAAGAGGTATTAGAAGACCCGGATGACCAGACTGGTGCACTTGTTCAAGAGGAAAATAACTTTGATGTTCCTCGTAGCGATTCTGCCGCAACAGTTGCTCTTGATATTGAAATCGATAGGCAAAGCATTAACAGTTCTGTCGATAACACAGAGCCAGTAGAATTTGTTAATCTGGTGTCACCCGATAAGGCAAGCTCGGCGGCCGAGAACACTGGTCTTCCATCGAACTCAACAACAGAGGACGAAATGGAATTCCAAGTGCAGTGCTCACAGAGCGTTAACCCCTCCGATGAAATTTGTGAACAGGATCGTTTGGAATACGAAAAGCAAATTCAAGATGAAG TACTACATGATACATCTGCAGTATTGAGGGATGATGCCGAAAAAGAAGATCCTTTCCCAGTTGTCAATCTCAATGGTCCATTAGCAAACACTATTGGCAGTATTGCTCGTGCAGACCCTGTGGACGAGGAAAATG TCGTGATCGAAAAGAATTCCATAGGAACTGACAATACTACGCCATTGGATACTTCAAACAACTATCCAG AATGTTCACAAATTGATGAAGTGGAAAAGTCTGCCCATATGGAAGCCGACAAACCTG AAATGGACAGCATGGAGGACCAATCTGACACATTACCCCTTGAGTGTCTAGAAAAGAGCGTTGTGCCACCATCACATGTAGAAGCCGAACAGGATGAAACAGCTGTTTGTGTGgcaaaaacggctggtttgtCTTCATCGGCTAGTCTTAAAACAGTTTCAAGTGCCCCTATGTCAATGGTTCGGGACcattttgatgaaaaaacTGGAACAAAGATCGTGGCTTCAGTAGATAAAGTGTGCTGCATGTCAATTGATGTCCCAGTTGAGCAGCTTAACCAGCGAGAATGGGAAATCCTACAAGAGAAATTGCAAATCCAAGCCGCTCTTTCAGGAATTTTTTCTGAACGTCGAACCTTGAATAAAGAGCTCCGCTTACTTGTGTCCAAGTCACAGAAACTGGAACAAGAATCAGGCATGAAAAATATAGGTATATCTGCTAATGTCCTTACGGTCAAAGCATTAACAGACGAGGTGAATATTGCACGCGAAGAACGCAATCGGCTGGCggcggaaaagaaaaaaactcaccATATGGTGCTCCAAACAGAGATCAAGCTAAGAGAATTACAAGTGCAGTTAATTCGCCAACAGCTGGATCAAGGCGACACCAAGCTTGTTGAGTCAAATCCGTTGCTCGATATcaccgaaaatgaaaaacgtgTCGCCGATCTGACGGAAGAAGTTGCCAACAAGTCTACTGTGCATAAACAGACGGAAACAGCCTATCAAAAAGCTGAACATATTTTTCGacagaaaaatgaagaactcGAGTCGCTCGTAAAAGTTTTGGAAGAAACTCGTCAAATGTGCCAAGAGCTAAACGATGATCTCAACAAAGTTACCTCGGAAATCGAAAAAGCCAAGCTGAAACTAGAGAACCTGGCAGATGAAGGAAAGAGAAGATGTCTACGGGCAGTTGACATTGAGGAGGAAATAATCAAACTAGAATTCTGTAAAAAActtaaacaaaatgaagtgaaAAGACAGGAGATTACAGCCATTAAAGACGCCATGGCATTTGAGGAAATGATCCCTAATCTGAATATTTTACTTGCAATCGAAATTCATGCAGAAAAAACTGAATCAGAAATTATGATCTCCCCACTGCCGGAGAACCCGACATCAGTGAACGTTGATTCGTCTAATCAGGAGCCATCGCCTTCTCGTCCAATTGTGCAACGCCTGCCTAGTACTGTACCGCCAGTGACGGTTGCCGAATCACTGTCGATTTTGCCAACAGAAGAAGCCGCAACATTAGTTATTGAAACAGTAGCTGTGTCCCCGGAACTGCCATCACATGATGAAATGGAATGCGAAGCATTGCCACCTCAGACTCAACCGATCTGTTTGAGGATACAGAATACATCCGTCGTTGACTTTAGCCCTACCCTATCTAGCACAACAACGCCGGCCCTGGGATCGCCCTCCATCACTCAGTCCGCACCATCTAACAATCCTGTAGCCATTCGAATGGCAGATAGTTTGAGTAGCTCTGAATCTATGCAAGCTTCTACAAGCCAAAATATAACTACCGCTTCGTTTGCGGTGTTACCTCTGGCAATCTCATTGAAATGGTTGAGTGACGCCTATCCTTTCTATTCCCAGTTTATAAATCCCAATAGTCCAAAGGCAAACTCGGATGATGAAACAATCCTTAATCAAGAAATTGTGAACGCTTGTCGTCAATTTACCCACTGGAAATGTAATTACGCCTGTTCGAAGGATATTACCAGCCTCAGTCGTGATAACCCCTTATTGCGACAGGGCGCTGAATATATGAAGGACTACTTCATACCGTTCTATCGGCTTATGATTAAGAAGAATACTACGGCCGCCTCACTGTTTGATTGGATCGTTCTGCAAGCCCAAAAAGCCAATTGGTATGGTATGCCGGCCGTAGATTCCACGTACATGAAGCAAATGCTAGAGAACAACCTACGATGCGCAATTGAGATCGGGATAAAGTTTAAAGATCAAGCCTGCATACTTCCTTCGCGCGTGGAATTTTCTCCTTCATCGGGAAAATCATCAATGCCGACTTTTACGATCCACTTAGCCACTCCCGAAGCATTCCGATCCCCAACTTTGGCAAGCCATCTGCAAATTTCCGCTCAAAGTTCCACCGAACATTCACCAGTAGAGCGGAGCCAAGCTACCAGAGTTATGCAAGATGGTCATTCCCCCATCGGTGCGCTCAGCACAATGCTCACAAACCACGTTCGTCAAGTTCATCATCAGACACCTACGTTTGCCCATAATAGCCCTAACGCCTTGATGACAGAAGGACATTCTACCATGCCACGTCAAGGTTGGACTAGTAACTCCGAAAGTAACGGACTTGCCTATCCGTCCACAGTAGTGCAAAATACTTCCGTTGTTACCCCATTAATGAACGCACAATACACAGGTAGACATCGGATGCCAGCGGTACAGCAAACAGTTCCGCCACCACAGTCTGCTTGGCCACAACAACAAGCAGCTCACCAAGCATACGTACAAACTCTGCAGTCAAATCGAATGCAAGTCCCTGTCAGCTATCAAGCAGGGTCTTATCGACAGCAACAGGCGACGCTGCAACACCAGTACACCAGCCACAATGGTTTGCAACAAATGAGTCAATCGCAACAACTTCAGCATTGTTTGATTGGGACTGGTGCAGGAGACAATTTGTCCCGCCAAAACATGTCCTTACTGGGGTCACATCTACAGGGACAGATACCTGTTCAGCAACAGCGTGTGAGGCAGCATTCTGCTTCACAACAGCTGCCTAACCAGCAGCCAGGATCAAATCACATCGCTGGAATACAGCAGCAGCAAGTGTCGCAGTCGCAGTCTCATTCTTTGTCAGGCGGACACCAAATGATACAAAAACAGCGCCAGATACCCATGTCTTCGCCACCAGTTAATGCCCAAACTCAAAGACATTTTGCTGGCCAATCATCGGAGGTTTCTAGGCAACCTATCAGTCGTCGGCCTTCACGAGAAGTGCCACAACACCAAGTTTATACCTGTCTTAAGTGTGGTCAAGAAGCCCAACAAAAGTGCAGTGGGTGCCAAACTACATTTTACTGTTCCCGTGACTGCCAG GTGGCGCATTGGGATGAACATGGGAAGACGTGCTCAAAACAGGTTTGA
- the LOC116936611 gene encoding ras-related protein Rab-43 isoform X2 — MSRLSSNTSGEECFDFLFKIVVIGDCGIGKTSLVQRFKSGVFTERYTNTIGVDFAMKTVVIEGKQVKLQIWDTAGQERFRTITQSYYRSANGVLLVYDITKRSSFLSLQKWMEEIRRFTAISCSGNKCDMDSLREVEQVEALALAELIPEIVLVLETSAKDNTNVELAFVELATELKHKQGGIGIYDTDQEEVFNLNNKRILQSTKQCSACSI, encoded by the exons ATGTCTAGGTTGTCTAGTAATACCTCTGGTGAAGAATGTTTTgactttcttttcaaaattgttgttATTGGCGACTGCGGTATAGGCAAAACCAGCTTAGTTCAACGATTCAAATCTGGAGTTTTTACTGAACGATATACCAATACAATTGGAGTAGATTTTGCTATGAAAACAGTGGTCATCGAAGGAAAACAGGTTAAA TTACAGATCTGGgatacag CTGGGCAAGAGAGATTTCGAACAATTACCCAAAGCTATTACAGATCAGCAAATGGTGTCCTTTTAG TTTATGACATCACCAAAAGATCATCCTTTTTAAGTCTACAAAAATGGATGGAAGAGATCCGGAGGTTTACAGCAA TTTCATGTTCAGGAAATAAATGTGATATGGATTCCCTCCGTGAAGTAGAACAAGTAGAAGCCCTGGCCTTG GCGGAGCTTATTCCAGAAATAGTATTGGTATTGGAAACATCAGCAAAAGACAATACAAATGTAGAACTTGCTTTTGTAGAACTAGCAACTGAACTGAAG CATAAGCAAGGTGGAATAGGAATATATGACACTGACCAGGAAGAAGTTTTTAActtaaataacaaaagaatacTGCAGTCCACGAAACAATGCTCAGCATGTTCAATTTAG
- the LOC116936611 gene encoding ras-related protein Rab-43 isoform X3: MSRLSSNTSGEECFDFLFKIVVIGDCGIGKTSLVQRFKSGVFTERYTNTIGVDFAMKTVVIEGKQVKLQIWDTAGQERFRTITQSYYRSANGVLLVYDITKRSSFLSLQKWMEEIRRFTARNKCDMDSLREVEQVEALALAELIPEIVLVLETSAKDNTNVELAFVELATELKHKQGGIGIYDTDQEEVFNLNNKRILQSTKQCSACSI, from the exons ATGTCTAGGTTGTCTAGTAATACCTCTGGTGAAGAATGTTTTgactttcttttcaaaattgttgttATTGGCGACTGCGGTATAGGCAAAACCAGCTTAGTTCAACGATTCAAATCTGGAGTTTTTACTGAACGATATACCAATACAATTGGAGTAGATTTTGCTATGAAAACAGTGGTCATCGAAGGAAAACAGGTTAAA TTACAGATCTGGgatacag CTGGGCAAGAGAGATTTCGAACAATTACCCAAAGCTATTACAGATCAGCAAATGGTGTCCTTTTAG TTTATGACATCACCAAAAGATCATCCTTTTTAAGTCTACAAAAATGGATGGAAGAGATCCGGAGGTTTACAGCAA GAAATAAATGTGATATGGATTCCCTCCGTGAAGTAGAACAAGTAGAAGCCCTGGCCTTG GCGGAGCTTATTCCAGAAATAGTATTGGTATTGGAAACATCAGCAAAAGACAATACAAATGTAGAACTTGCTTTTGTAGAACTAGCAACTGAACTGAAG CATAAGCAAGGTGGAATAGGAATATATGACACTGACCAGGAAGAAGTTTTTAActtaaataacaaaagaatacTGCAGTCCACGAAACAATGCTCAGCATGTTCAATTTAG
- the LOC116936611 gene encoding ras-related protein Rab-43 isoform X1, with protein MSRLSSNTSGEECFDFLFKIVVIGDCGIGKTSLVQRFKSGVFTERYTNTIGVDFAMKTVVIEGKQVKLQIWDTAGQERFRTITQSYYRSANGVLLVYDITKRSSFLSLQKWMEEIRRFTASNISWILIGNKCDMDSLREVEQVEALALAELIPEIVLVLETSAKDNTNVELAFVELATELKHKQGGIGIYDTDQEEVFNLNNKRILQSTKQCSACSI; from the exons ATGTCTAGGTTGTCTAGTAATACCTCTGGTGAAGAATGTTTTgactttcttttcaaaattgttgttATTGGCGACTGCGGTATAGGCAAAACCAGCTTAGTTCAACGATTCAAATCTGGAGTTTTTACTGAACGATATACCAATACAATTGGAGTAGATTTTGCTATGAAAACAGTGGTCATCGAAGGAAAACAGGTTAAA TTACAGATCTGGgatacag CTGGGCAAGAGAGATTTCGAACAATTACCCAAAGCTATTACAGATCAGCAAATGGTGTCCTTTTAG TTTATGACATCACCAAAAGATCATCCTTTTTAAGTCTACAAAAATGGATGGAAGAGATCCGGAGGTTTACAGCAAGTAATATATCTTGGATTCTGATTG GAAATAAATGTGATATGGATTCCCTCCGTGAAGTAGAACAAGTAGAAGCCCTGGCCTTG GCGGAGCTTATTCCAGAAATAGTATTGGTATTGGAAACATCAGCAAAAGACAATACAAATGTAGAACTTGCTTTTGTAGAACTAGCAACTGAACTGAAG CATAAGCAAGGTGGAATAGGAATATATGACACTGACCAGGAAGAAGTTTTTAActtaaataacaaaagaatacTGCAGTCCACGAAACAATGCTCAGCATGTTCAATTTAG